The Desulfurella amilsii region TTAGGTTATAATCTAAACAATTCTATTAAACAAACTGATGTTTCGCAAAAGCTTGTTTACAATTTAAATGAGATTTTAGTTTCGAGCTTGCAGAAAAACGGCTCATTAAACAGCATTTTGATTTACCCTCAAAACGAGAAAGCCAAGAAAAATTTTAATCAAGCGCAAGAAAATATGAATAAAGCTTTTAACGAAGTACTAAGCATCTCAAACGAGAGCCAAAAAAAAGAATTATTAAAACTCCAAAGCTACTTAAAATCAGATAGCGAACTTGAAAAAAAAATAATTGAAACAGTATCAAATAATTTAGGAGAAGATACTATAAATGCTTTAATGCAGCAAAAAATTATTGCATGGAAAGATGCGTATTTGTTACTTCAAAAAATCATCGATCAAGAAAATTATAACTACAACAATGAAAAAAGCGCTATGCAAAAATTAATAATTGCTACTGTGGCACTTGTTGCTGTAGCCATGATATTGACAATAATTATTGTATCCATTGTCTGGGTAATACTTTATAAAAGGATTTTCATCCCCCTAAAGCATATAAACTCCACTGTCTCCACACTTGCCAAAGGCGGAGGTGATTTAACTATTGTACTGCCCAAGCAGTCAAATGATGAGTTTGGTGAGCTCACAGACCACTTAAACAAATTTATCTCTACGCTTAAAGGTATAGTGCAAGAGGTACTATCAAAAGCCACAGAGGTTCAATCTTCCACAAACTCACTTGCATCATCTGCAGCTCAAATCTCTGCATCCAGTGAGCAGGTCTCATCAAACACAAAAGAGATATCACATGCAACAGAAGATACAGCAAACGCCCTATCTGGCATAGCCCGCTCTACAGAAGACATAAGAGTATCTTCCGATGAAGCAAAAGAGATTACAGACAAGATGGTAAAAGAAATCCAGCTCAATGTAGAAGCAATCCGAGAGC contains the following coding sequences:
- a CDS encoding methyl-accepting chemotaxis protein: MSVKRLLTFSNGFYLLSAIVLLAIVSYLGYNLNNSIKQTDVSQKLVYNLNEILVSSLQKNGSLNSILIYPQNEKAKKNFNQAQENMNKAFNEVLSISNESQKKELLKLQSYLKSDSELEKKIIETVSNNLGEDTINALMQQKIIAWKDAYLLLQKIIDQENYNYNNEKSAMQKLIIATVALVAVAMILTIIIVSIVWVILYKRIFIPLKHINSTVSTLAKGGGDLTIVLPKQSNDEFGELTDHLNKFISTLKGIVQEVLSKATEVQSSTNSLASSAAQISASSEQVSSNTKEISHATEDTANALSGIARSTEDIRVSSDEAKEITDKMVKEIQLNVEAIRELSNSISKASLDVNDLGEASKKVGDILKIINDITDQINLLALNAAIEAARAGEHGRGFAVVADEIRKLAEKTQKATDEVAAIIKSIQEKTSKVVSVMNQTQSDT